From Halobacillus sp. Marseille-Q1614, the proteins below share one genomic window:
- a CDS encoding zinc ribbon domain-containing protein — translation MKCPQCQNEQSSGNFCGVCGSALSGEVVASQSTALVTVEQGSKDSAGKMKMYWDNSLLFLKQPLEAFRVSESGFAQGVATLLLYTLAFSLSIYFLANSLIKVMTFGFGEPERLPFFETSSKIFIYSFVGVVLSLAAIMIVSKLMKLTLNDREIVAQYGALITPFFLVNLIAVLFALSGTVTATLVLLGASLSYALYFVPVLFIFNHGFNSQSRSYAFYGAVGTSIIISFLTYFFWKWMLIEKIDQIDSFFSGFYF, via the coding sequence ATGAAGTGTCCACAATGTCAAAACGAACAGTCATCAGGAAATTTTTGTGGAGTTTGCGGAAGTGCGTTGTCTGGTGAAGTCGTAGCTTCACAATCAACCGCTCTTGTGACGGTGGAACAGGGAAGTAAAGATTCGGCCGGAAAGATGAAGATGTACTGGGATAATTCGCTTCTATTTTTAAAACAGCCGCTCGAAGCTTTTCGTGTGTCTGAATCAGGATTTGCCCAAGGGGTGGCAACTTTACTGCTTTATACGCTCGCTTTCAGTTTAAGTATCTATTTCCTTGCGAACTCTCTTATTAAAGTGATGACTTTCGGCTTTGGAGAGCCAGAGAGGCTTCCTTTTTTTGAAACGAGTTCGAAGATATTTATTTATTCATTTGTCGGTGTTGTGCTCAGTCTTGCTGCTATTATGATTGTTTCTAAACTTATGAAGCTGACGCTCAATGACCGGGAAATCGTTGCACAGTATGGAGCGTTGATAACACCTTTCTTCCTTGTTAACTTAATCGCTGTATTGTTTGCATTAAGCGGCACGGTCACGGCTACTTTGGTTTTGCTTGGAGCGTCGCTGTCTTATGCACTGTACTTCGTCCCGGTTCTTTTTATCTTCAATCATGGGTTTAACAGCCAGTCTCGTTCCTACGCTTTTTATGGAGCGGTTGGCACGAGTATCATTATTTCATTCCTTACTTATTTCTTCTGGAAGTGGATGCTGATTGAGAAAATCGATCAGATCGATTCGTTCTTTAGCGGCTTCTATTTTTAA
- a CDS encoding SDR family NAD(P)-dependent oxidoreductase, which translates to MRTLKNEIIIVTGSTRGIGRSTAIELANRGAAVIVNGRNEEKVAKIVDDIKSHGGRAAGLAKSVTEDDAGYQLVQKALNCFGGLTGIINNAGITRDRISYKMNVEDFTDVIDSHVKSTFVCSTEAARYFKKAEVLGVILNMTSLAGLIGNPGQVNYSAAKAAVIGMTMTMAKELKRKNIQVNAISPAAVTDMTRPFIEKAASEEEAAYWDIGTSEQVADFICDFIEERSIEQTGEIYSINKEEKGRWLPPSYEVL; encoded by the coding sequence ATGAGAACTTTAAAAAATGAAATCATCATTGTTACAGGTTCTACTCGAGGGATCGGAAGGAGCACTGCTATTGAGTTAGCGAATAGAGGAGCAGCCGTTATTGTTAACGGAAGGAATGAGGAAAAAGTCGCTAAAATCGTTGATGATATTAAGAGCCATGGCGGCCGAGCCGCAGGTCTGGCGAAATCAGTGACAGAAGATGATGCCGGGTATCAACTCGTGCAAAAAGCACTCAATTGTTTTGGCGGCTTAACAGGGATCATCAACAATGCCGGCATTACGAGAGATCGTATATCTTACAAAATGAACGTAGAGGACTTTACCGATGTGATCGATTCTCACGTAAAAAGCACGTTTGTCTGCAGCACGGAAGCTGCCCGCTATTTTAAGAAAGCAGAAGTACTGGGGGTTATCCTTAATATGACATCACTCGCCGGTCTGATCGGCAATCCCGGCCAGGTGAATTACAGTGCCGCCAAAGCCGCTGTGATTGGCATGACAATGACTATGGCTAAAGAGTTGAAAAGAAAAAATATACAAGTGAACGCCATCTCTCCTGCTGCTGTAACTGATATGACCCGGCCGTTTATAGAAAAAGCAGCATCTGAGGAAGAAGCCGCATATTGGGACATTGGCACATCTGAACAAGTAGCGGATTTCATCTGTGATTTTATTGAGGAGAGAAGCATCGAACAGACCGGAGAAATCTACTCGATTAATAAAGAAGAAAAAGGCCGCTGGCTGCCGCCTTCTTATGAAGTTTTATAA
- a CDS encoding alpha/beta fold hydrolase, producing MAFLEIDSQTKLYYEDEGEGQPVIFIHGVMMSSRFFHYQIPYFKERYRTINFDLRGHGRSSKVEHGHTVAQYARDVKQLIEKLKLENVILVGWSMGAFVVWDYVNQFGTENIKGMTVVDQSPSDYLWDGWDYGAFNFDAIKGVMQAIQENQLGFNSEFIFGMFKDKPDPDVHEWILEEMMKVPASIASTIVFNQTAVDYRETLSNVDVPALICFGRDDKFFPVAAGEYIQERIPGSKLVPFEKSSHCLFLEEPEKFNQVLAGFFESLKEG from the coding sequence GTGGCGTTTTTAGAAATTGATTCACAAACGAAGCTTTATTACGAAGATGAGGGAGAGGGCCAGCCCGTTATTTTTATTCATGGCGTCATGATGAGCAGCCGTTTCTTTCATTATCAGATTCCATACTTTAAAGAAAGGTATCGGACGATCAACTTCGACCTGCGCGGCCATGGACGGTCTAGTAAAGTAGAGCATGGCCATACGGTGGCCCAGTATGCCCGTGATGTGAAGCAGTTAATTGAAAAACTAAAATTAGAAAATGTGATTCTTGTCGGCTGGTCGATGGGAGCTTTTGTTGTATGGGACTACGTGAATCAGTTTGGAACTGAAAACATTAAAGGGATGACCGTCGTCGATCAGTCGCCTTCTGATTACCTGTGGGATGGCTGGGATTATGGAGCGTTTAATTTTGACGCTATAAAAGGTGTCATGCAGGCGATTCAGGAAAATCAGCTCGGTTTTAACAGTGAATTTATTTTCGGCATGTTTAAGGATAAACCAGATCCAGATGTTCACGAGTGGATTTTAGAAGAAATGATGAAGGTTCCAGCTTCCATTGCAAGTACAATTGTTTTTAACCAGACGGCGGTTGATTACAGGGAAACGCTAAGTAATGTAGATGTACCGGCACTGATTTGCTTTGGAAGGGATGATAAATTCTTCCCTGTAGCTGCTGGTGAGTATATTCAAGAGAGGATACCTGGATCTAAGTTGGTTCCATTTGAAAAAAGCAGCCACTGTTTGTTTTTAGAAGAACCCGAGAAGTTTAATCAGGTTCTGGCCGGATTTTTTGAGAGTTTAAAAGAGGGGTGA
- a CDS encoding thiolase family protein, with protein sequence MKDVVIVKAKRTPIGKVGGNLAHLPPENLMKPLLQCLTDDFDPNEIDDVILGNVVGPGGNMARLSLLTAGLPITIPGVTVDRQCGSGLEAINMAARMIQAGAGDVYIAGGVESTSLAPWKIKKPASIHDLCGPEFFTRARFSPDSIGDPEMGEAAENVAEHYSISRAEQDEFSYHSHQKAVEAQEEGVFTEEIVPLEGIDSDECPRPSTSLEKLACLNPVFKQGGSVTAGNACPMNDGAAAVLLMSLEKCQDLGLDPIARFVDSTSAGVDPNLLGIGPVPAVKKLWERQNLKESDIDYVEFNEAFASQVLASLKDLDIPHHKVNRSGGALALGHPYGASGAILVTRLIAEMRRKSFKRGITTLGIGGGMGLATLFEAF encoded by the coding sequence ATGAAGGATGTTGTTATCGTAAAAGCGAAGCGAACACCCATTGGCAAGGTGGGAGGAAATCTGGCTCATCTCCCTCCGGAAAATTTAATGAAGCCGCTTCTTCAATGTTTGACCGATGATTTCGATCCTAATGAAATTGATGATGTCATTTTAGGAAATGTCGTCGGTCCGGGAGGAAACATGGCGCGTCTGTCACTGCTGACAGCTGGACTGCCGATTACGATTCCGGGTGTAACGGTGGACAGGCAGTGCGGTTCAGGGTTAGAGGCCATCAATATGGCGGCGCGAATGATCCAGGCGGGAGCAGGAGATGTTTATATAGCTGGAGGAGTGGAAAGCACAAGCCTCGCCCCATGGAAAATCAAAAAACCAGCATCAATACATGATCTGTGTGGCCCTGAATTTTTTACAAGAGCCCGGTTTTCTCCTGATTCGATCGGTGATCCGGAAATGGGAGAAGCCGCAGAGAATGTGGCCGAGCACTATTCCATCTCACGTGCGGAGCAGGATGAATTCTCGTATCATAGTCACCAAAAAGCGGTCGAGGCGCAGGAAGAGGGGGTTTTTACAGAAGAGATTGTTCCGCTTGAAGGGATCGATTCTGATGAATGTCCACGCCCCAGCACCTCTCTTGAAAAATTAGCTTGTCTAAATCCTGTGTTTAAACAAGGAGGCTCTGTCACAGCAGGTAATGCCTGCCCGATGAATGATGGAGCAGCAGCTGTCCTGCTTATGTCATTAGAAAAATGTCAGGATCTCGGCCTTGATCCGATCGCTCGGTTTGTCGATAGTACATCGGCTGGAGTTGATCCGAACCTGCTTGGGATAGGGCCTGTTCCTGCTGTCAAAAAACTGTGGGAACGACAGAATTTGAAAGAGAGCGACATCGATTATGTTGAATTTAATGAAGCGTTTGCCTCCCAGGTGTTGGCTTCCTTAAAAGATCTGGATATACCTCATCACAAAGTCAACCGCTCTGGCGGGGCATTAGCTTTAGGCCACCCATACGGTGCATCAGGAGCGATATTAGTTACAAGGCTTATTGCGGAAATGCGCAGGAAATCTTTTAAACGAGGCATCACTACTCTCGGAATTGGCGGAGGAATGGGACTTGCCACGTTATTTGAAGCATTTTAA
- a CDS encoding M20 peptidase aminoacylase family protein — translation MRLIEKHIGQRVTETFQYLHNHAEISWEEIETTKYLADTLEKSGCKVTTFEDCPGVIGEYGNFNGDLPVVGVRADMDALWQQVDGEFKANHSCGHDAHMAMVLGLLWKLNQVPELTEKIAVKFIFQPAEEKGSGALKMVDKGVIDEVDYLYGIHLRPKQEVEMGDASPVISHGAVRMYDVEIKGEDAHGARPHLNHNAIEIGSQIVQQLGKIHVDPTIPHSVKMTKFHAGGKSANIIPGSASFSLDLRAQTNEVMDEIEGQVQKIFESVRSLYNVVVETTHIDAIAAARTNEEAIDIMSAAITKALGKDHLHPPLVTPGGDDFHFYTIERPSLRATMIGIGCDLSPGLHHPNMTFNQEALMNGVEILYQSVLTTYKIKS, via the coding sequence GTGAGACTTATCGAAAAACACATCGGGCAGAGAGTAACTGAAACCTTTCAGTACTTACATAACCACGCCGAAATCAGCTGGGAAGAAATCGAAACAACGAAGTATTTAGCAGACACTCTTGAAAAAAGCGGATGCAAAGTTACGACATTTGAAGATTGCCCAGGAGTGATTGGAGAGTACGGCAATTTTAATGGAGATCTCCCCGTTGTCGGTGTACGTGCTGACATGGACGCACTATGGCAGCAGGTCGACGGTGAATTTAAGGCCAATCATTCGTGCGGGCATGATGCACATATGGCGATGGTTCTTGGGCTGCTGTGGAAGCTGAATCAAGTCCCTGAGCTTACTGAGAAAATAGCGGTGAAATTTATTTTTCAGCCAGCAGAAGAGAAAGGATCCGGAGCGTTAAAAATGGTCGATAAAGGTGTCATCGATGAAGTCGATTATTTATACGGTATTCACCTCCGGCCGAAGCAGGAAGTGGAAATGGGAGATGCTTCCCCTGTCATCAGTCATGGAGCGGTCCGTATGTATGACGTGGAAATTAAGGGGGAGGATGCTCATGGAGCGAGACCCCACCTTAACCATAATGCGATTGAAATCGGATCCCAAATCGTTCAGCAGCTTGGAAAAATTCACGTCGATCCGACCATTCCGCACTCTGTAAAAATGACGAAATTCCATGCAGGAGGAAAGAGCGCGAATATTATCCCAGGCAGTGCTTCCTTTTCTCTCGATCTTAGGGCGCAGACCAATGAAGTGATGGATGAGATTGAAGGGCAGGTGCAGAAGATTTTTGAGAGTGTAAGGAGCCTTTATAATGTTGTGGTGGAAACCACTCATATTGATGCGATTGCAGCCGCGAGGACTAATGAGGAAGCTATTGACATTATGAGTGCAGCTATTACAAAGGCACTTGGAAAAGATCACCTTCACCCTCCGCTGGTTACGCCGGGAGGAGATGATTTTCACTTTTATACGATTGAGCGCCCATCGTTGAGAGCTACGATGATTGGGATCGGGTGTGATTTAAGTCCAGGCTTGCACCACCCGAACATGACGTTCAATCAGGAGGCGCTAATGAACGGAGTAGAGATACTATATCAATCCGTCTTAACCACCTATAAAATTAAGAGCTAG
- the rfbA gene encoding glucose-1-phosphate thymidylyltransferase RfbA — MKGIILAGGSGSRLSPSTLSVNKHLLAVFDKPMIYYPLSVLMLGGIKDILIICAPDDVSRFKGLLGNGESLGISITYEVQENPNGIPEALIIGEEFIGRDDVTLILGDNIFYGQGFTTLLRKAIQDHKHATVFGYRVKDPERFGVVEFDENKKVVSLEEKPNDPKSDFAVTGLYIYDHRAVDIAKRLSPSGRGELEITDLNKQYLAMDELDVQLLGRGFAWMDAGTHESLFEASEFVKNIQQRQGFKLACIEEIAYYLGNIDKQELREIGKFMSKTDYGQYLIDIANRKHIEQYWDEMDSHPMLEVSKYE, encoded by the coding sequence ATGAAAGGAATTATTTTAGCAGGAGGCAGTGGATCGAGGCTGTCACCAAGTACACTCAGTGTAAACAAGCATTTGCTGGCGGTGTTTGACAAGCCGATGATTTACTATCCTTTATCTGTTTTAATGCTGGGCGGGATTAAAGATATTTTAATTATCTGTGCCCCTGATGATGTGAGCCGATTTAAAGGACTGCTGGGCAATGGTGAGTCTTTAGGAATTTCTATTACCTATGAGGTACAGGAAAATCCAAACGGCATACCGGAAGCGCTCATAATTGGAGAAGAATTTATCGGCCGCGATGACGTCACGTTAATTCTCGGGGATAACATTTTTTATGGCCAAGGATTTACGACACTGCTTCGTAAAGCCATTCAGGATCATAAGCATGCGACGGTATTTGGATATCGCGTTAAAGATCCGGAACGATTTGGAGTTGTAGAATTTGATGAAAACAAAAAAGTGGTCTCCTTAGAAGAGAAACCGAATGATCCTAAATCGGATTTTGCGGTGACCGGGCTTTATATTTACGATCATCGCGCCGTAGATATTGCGAAGCGGCTTTCTCCCTCAGGGCGTGGAGAGCTTGAGATTACCGACCTGAATAAACAGTATTTAGCGATGGACGAGCTTGATGTTCAGCTTCTTGGGCGCGGGTTTGCCTGGATGGATGCAGGCACTCACGAGTCGCTATTTGAAGCGTCTGAATTTGTGAAAAATATTCAGCAGCGGCAAGGCTTCAAGCTCGCGTGTATTGAAGAGATTGCCTACTACCTGGGCAATATCGATAAGCAGGAGCTCCGGGAGATTGGAAAGTTTATGTCCAAAACGGACTATGGCCAATATTTAATAGATATTGCCAATAGAAAGCATATTGAACAATACTGGGATGAGATGGACAGCCATCCGATGTTAGAGGTGAGTAAGTATGAATAA
- a CDS encoding aspartyl-phosphate phosphatase Spo0E family protein: MSHLENLEKGIESLREKMYGCYMKNPNDPELVKISQELDDLLNELETFFLQNDH, encoded by the coding sequence ATGTCGCACCTGGAAAATTTGGAAAAAGGTATTGAATCCCTTAGAGAGAAAATGTATGGATGTTATATGAAAAATCCAAATGATCCTGAGCTCGTTAAAATTTCACAAGAATTAGATGATTTATTGAATGAACTGGAAACTTTCTTTTTACAAAATGATCATTAA